From the Phycisphaeraceae bacterium genome, the window ATGACCAGAGTGCGTAGCCACGCCGACGCGAGATCCTCCTATGCCCGACGCCCAACACCCTCGAGCACTCATCACCGGGATCACCGGGCAGGATGGGTCGTATCTGGCCGAGTTCCTGCTGAGCAAGAACTATGAGGTGCACGGAGTGATCCGTCGTTCGAGTTCCTTCAACACCGAGCGCATCGATCACATCTATCAGGATCCGCACGAGCGCGGCGCCCGACTGAAACTGCATTACGGCGATCTGGCGGACGCGACGAGTCTCGATCGTATTGTGCAGGAAGTTGAGCCGCACGAAGTCTACAACCTCGGGGCGCAGTCGCATGTGCGCGTGAGTTTTGATCTGCCGATCTACACGTCAGATATTGTCGCGAGCGGGGCGGTGAGGCTGCTTGAAGCGGTGCGCAGATATCAGGAACGCGCCCCGCACCGGGTACGGTATTACCAGGCGAGTTCGAGTGAACAGTTCGGCCGCGTTGTGGAATCGCCACAGTGCGAGACGACACCATTCCGCCCGCGTTCGCCTTACGCGTGCGCCAAGGTGATGGCCCATCACGCGACGGTGAACTATCGCGAGGGATTCGGACTGCACGCGTCATGCGGCATTCTGTTCAACCACGAGAGCCCCAGGCGCGGCGAAACGTTCGTCACACGCAAAATCACACGCGCCGTCGGGCGCATCCGCATGGGATTGCAGGACAAACTTTTTTTGGGCAACCTTGATGCACGGCGCGACTGGGGCTTTGCGGGCGACTATGTGCAGATGATGTGGCGCATGCTCCAGCAGGACGCGCCCGATGACTATGTCATCGC encodes:
- the gmd gene encoding GDP-mannose 4,6-dehydratase; the encoded protein is MPDAQHPRALITGITGQDGSYLAEFLLSKNYEVHGVIRRSSSFNTERIDHIYQDPHERGARLKLHYGDLADATSLDRIVQEVEPHEVYNLGAQSHVRVSFDLPIYTSDIVASGAVRLLEAVRRYQERAPHRVRYYQASSSEQFGRVVESPQCETTPFRPRSPYACAKVMAHHATVNYREGFGLHASCGILFNHESPRRGETFVTRKITRAVGRIRMGLQDKLFLGNLDARRDWGFAGDYVQMMWRMLQQDAPDDYVIATGHTLSVREFAEMCFDYAGLKFDQHIEFDPRYLRPAEVDLLHGDASKAADRLGWHATTDLETLMRLMVENDLELARREKTLRDAGHDLPDFTGHDQ